The Streptomyces cathayae DNA segment CTCGGCAGATATCTCGATGTCGAGATAACTCTAGTACACCACGGCCGAATGGTCATGCGTGGGCCTGCCCGCGACACCCGGATGCCGCCCTCCCGGGTACCCAGCCCCCAGCCCTCCCCTCATTCCCGACCCTCCCTTCCCCGGCCCCGCCATCACCTGACCCGGACGGGGTAGACGCACGGCAACGACATCGTGAACCCGGCGTCGTGAACCCGGCGCCACGAACCCAGCGAGGGAGACAAGGATGCCACTCACGTTCCGCAAGAGCTTCAGGATCTTCCCGGGGGTGCGCCTGAACATCAACAAGCGCTCCTGGTCCATCACCACCGGCGGGAGGCGCGGCCCGCGCCACACCGTGAGCAGCACGGGACGTCGTACGACATCGATGGATTTGCCCGGACCTTTCGGATGGCGACGCACGCGCAGCACCCGCCACACCAGGTAATATTGACGTCTTATCACCCGAATGGACCCACCCAAGGAGCCCCCGGGAGGCGCCATCTCATA contains these protein-coding regions:
- a CDS encoding DUF4236 domain-containing protein, whose translation is MPLTFRKSFRIFPGVRLNINKRSWSITTGGRRGPRHTVSSTGRRTTSMDLPGPFGWRRTRSTRHTR